The following DNA comes from Fibrobacter sp. UWB4.
ATAACTTTACCTGGAAGTAATCGATTTCGGGGTGGCTGATATAGAGGCCACTTACGGATGCCTGCGGGTACATGGCTCCGTTTTCGGTGAGGCTGATGCCGACGCTATTGAAATCGATGAGTTTTGCGACGTTGAAGATTTCCTTGATGTTCGGGAGTACGGGGTAGCCGACGGCCGGGCGGATGCCCTTCCAACCGTTGTTGTGTTCGAGCTCCTGGCTCAAGTATTCGGCGCCTGCTTCGGCGAGGCGGTCGGCAACGGTTTGCATGAGGAGCACGTCATAATCGCTGCCGCCCTGTTCGGCTTTCAGCTTTTCCAAGCGCTTGACGAATGTGTCGCTCATGGTCACTGCGAATGCACCGACGATGTCGCGGAAAACGTCCTTGCCTGCGGGGGATGCGAAAACGCTTGCGGTATTTGCGTTTGCCGGAGCGACGTAGTCGCAGAGCGCAAGGCAAGTGCCTTCGGGATTCTGCTGGCGCGCTGTCGAGACTTCGATGAGGTCTTCGTCTGTGCCTGTGCGGCATGTGTTGAAAATAATGGATTTTTCAGAGCCTGCGGCAGGGTAGAATGCCTGAACGGCGCGGAGCGCGTATTCGGGCTTTGTGAGCGACTTGATGAGCGCTTCGGCGTCGGCCTTGAGCTTCTTGGCTTCTTCTTCGTCCGGCTTGATTTTCCAAGTGAAGAAGAAGTATTCCCAGCTGATGAGCGGAATAATCTTTTCGATAGGAATCGGCGGGAGTTTGCTTTCGCCCATGAACGGTGGCTGTACAGGCTGGTATTTGCTCCAGTCGTACTGGAAGCGGCGTTCTTCCGGCGTGGAGGCTGCTGCGGCCATGGCGTTAGCGGCTTCGGTCTTGATGCCGTTTTGCTTGTCGCGGATGCGCTGTTGCTCTTCGCGGTTTTCTTGAATCGTTTGTTCTCGGGTGGCGGGGTCGAGCAATTTTTGGGCGAGGCCCGGATTGCTGGCGGCGTCGCGCACGTGGAAAACTGGGCCGTCATAGCATGGGGCAATTTTCACGGCGGTATGCGTGGGCGAGGTCGTTGCGCCACCGACGATAATTGGAATGCGCTGGCCTGCTTCTTGCATGGCCTTTGCGACAGTGCACATTTCTTCGAGAGACGGCGTAATAAGTCCGGAAAGGCTTAATATATCTGCTTTGTTTTCAATCGCGGCCTTGACGATGACATCTTCGGGAACCATCACGCCGAGGTCTACCATGTCGTAGCCGTTACAGGCCATAATCACGGAGACGATGTTCTTGCCGATATCGTGCACGTCGCCCTTGACGGTGGCGATGACGATTTTACCGCGGCTCGAAGCGTTCGCGTCTTTGCCGGCTTCGATGTAGGGCTGCAAAATTTCCACAGCCTTTTTCATGGTACGTGCGGTCTTCACGACTTGCGGGAGGAACATCTTGCCTTCACCGAAGAGGCGGCCGACTTCGTTCATGCCATCCATGAGCGGACCGGAAATGATTCCGACGGGGCTATCGCCACGGTTGATGAGTTCCATCAAATCGGGCTGGAGTGTTGTAGAAGTTCCCTTGAGGAGAGCTTCTTGCAAACGTTCTTCGGGCGTGGTGGGTTTGGCGTCGGCGGCTGCATTGCCTTCGTCAGAAGATGTGCTTGCGCCTGTGCTCACGGCGAAAATCGCCTTCGGATCGTACTTGGTGCCCGCTTCCTTGGCAGCTGCGGCTGCAGCCGTCATGCGGCTTGCAATTTCGATGAGTTCTTCGCTTGCTTCCGGTTCCGTGTTGAAGATGACTTCGGTAATCGCCATGCGGAGTTCAAGCGGAATCGTCTTGTATTCGACTATCGCACTCGGATTCATGATGGCCATGCCCATGCCGTTCGGGATGGCGTAATGCAAGAATGTTGTGTGCATGGATTCGCGCAAGTAGTTGTTGCCGCGGAATGCAAACGAGAGGTTTGAAAGACCGCCCGAGATGCGGACGCCGGGGAGGTTGTCCATAATCCAGCGGACAGCACGGATAAAGTCAATGGCGTAGGCGTTGTGCTCTGCCATGCCGGTTGCGACTGTCAAAACGTTCGGGTCGTAAATGATATCGGACGGATCAAAGTGAAGCTGCTTCACCATGATATCGTAAGCGCGGGACGCAATTTGTACGCGGCGCTCGTAGTTCGTGGCCTGGCCTTCTTCGTCGAAGAGCATCACGATCACAGCGGCACCGAGGCGCTTCACGGTGAGTGCGTGTTCGATAAACGCCTTTTCGCCCATCTTGAGCGAGATGGAGTTCACGATGCTCTTGCCTTGGATGCACTTGAGGCCTTCTTCGATAACTTCGAAGCGGGAACTGTCAACCATGATAGGCACACGGCTTACAGCCGGGTCGGAGGCGATCAAGTTCAAGAACGTACGCATTTCGGCGGTAGCGTCAAGGAGACCATCGTCCATGTTGACGTCAATGACGTCTGCGCCGTCATCGACTTGCTTACGGGCGATGTCGAGCGCTTCTTCGTAATTCTTCTCGTTGATGAGACGCAGGAACTTCTTGGAGCCTGCGACATTGCAGCGTTCGCCGACTTTCACGAAATCATCGGCGTTACAGCTGTCGGCACCATTGCTCGGGCGAACCTGTTCTCTGAACAACGGTTCCAAACCAGCGAGGCGGAGGCGCGGGCAGGTGACATACTTCGGTGCGGGTTCACGGCGCTTGTAGTCGGCGGGGAGTTCGTCCAGCATTTTGCGCATCGCGGCGATGTGTTCCGGAGTCGTACCGCAGCAGCCGCCAATCATGTTCACGAGCTTGTCGTCCAGATAAACTCGCATCAGGCGCACCATGTCTTCGGGCGTGTCGTCATAACCGCCGAACTGGTTCGGAAGACCTGCGTTCGGGTGGCAGCTGAGGTAGCACGGAGCGATGGCTCCCATGCGGCGGAGGTATGGCACCATGCCGTCTGCACCGAGACCGCAGTTTAAGCCGATGGAAAGCGGGTGCATGTGCATCACGCTCACGGCGAAAGCTTCAACGGTCTGGCCGGAAAGTGTACGCCCGGAAGCATCGCTCACGGTCATCGAGAGCATGACTTCGATCGGCTTGATTTCAGCTTCGGGAGTGCCTGCAGCCTTGGCGGCTTCAATGCGAGCATCATTTGCCTTGCTGTAAGCACTGAGTGCTGCCTTTGCGTTCAGCGTATCAAAAATCGTTTCAATGAGGATGGCGTCAACGCCTTCTTCCATGAGTACGGAAATTTGTTCCAAGTACGCATCTTCGAGTTCGTCAAAGGTGATGGCGCGGCTTGCCGGGTCGTTCACGTCTTCGCTCATGGAGAGCATCTTGCTTGTCGGGCCGACGTCGCCCAAAATGTAGACCTTGCGGCCGTACTTCTTGAAACCTTCTTCGGCGGCCTGCTTCGCGATTTTCACGGAAGCGCGGTTCATCTCGGCGATGCGATGTTCCTGATGGTATTCGTGCTGGCTCACGCGCTGGCTCGAGAACGTGTTCGTGGTGAGGCAATCCACGCCTGCATCCACGTAACGACGCTGGATGTCGAGAATGATGTCGGGCTTTTCGATGGAGAGCATATCGTTGTTGGCGCCCTTGATCCCGTAAGTCTGGATAACAGAACCCATGCCGCCATCGAGCAGCATCATCTTTGATTCGAACGCTTCGCGAAGAGTCATTTTAAATTCCGTGTTTAAAATCCGAATTTATGCGTATATTTGTTTTTATGCATAAAAATAAAAAATGCTAGAATTGCTGTCACGAGCCATGATCCCATAATACCCTAAATTACATATTCCTAGTGAAAATATAGGAAAGTGAACGAGAGAACGTGTTTTCTAACCATTATCCTTATTAATTAGGTTCACCACCACCTTGGCCATCATGTCCTTTTCTTCGGGTCGGCTTTCGGCTATCATCAATGTTATTGCAACGAGGGTATTGTCCGCAATGCGTTTGGATCCGTCCTTGTTATAGAGAATTCCGTTGTTCTCCATAAACCAAAGGAATAGAGTCGCTGCAATGCGCTTGTTGCCATCGCTAAAAGAATGGTTCTTGATTACCAGGTAAAGTAGTGTTGCGGCTTTTTCTTCCACAGATGGGTATAAATCGGTTCCATCAAAGGTCTGATAAATTTGTCCGATGCTACTTTTGAAAGACTGGTCCTTTTCGTGTCCAAACAGTGAGCTGCTTCCAAATTTTTTCTTCAAGCTCCGAATGGCTTCCATTGCGTTTTCGTAGGTAGCTTTGAAACGAGCGTGTTTCGTTACTTTGCGGATTCCCAATTTTTGGTAATCGTAATCATCAAGAGTGTCAAGGGCGTATGTATAGTCAGAGACAACCTGAACCAAGGAGGTCGCCTCATCGGATGTCAATTTTTCCTGTGTCCTAGCGGTTCGGCCGACCAGTTTTACTAGCTTACACAGTTCGTCATACTTTAAAGAGGCTACTTTGTTGTTGATGGCGAAGCCTTTAACTAGGTAGTCCTTCAAGACCTTGTTAGCCCACTGGCGAAACAGCACACCGCGTTTGCTTTTTACGCGGTAACCGACGGAGATAATGACATCAAGATTGTAATAATTGACTTCCTTAGTCTGTGTTTTGCCTTTAATTGCACCGTGCTGAGTGGTTGTCGCAAATTTTGCGACAACCACATCGCCTGCCAGTTCTTCCCTTATTGCATTGTCGATGTGCTTACGAATTGTCTTGCTGTCTCTTTCAAAAAGCAGGGCCATTTGCTCCGCATTCAGCCAAACAGTCTCGTTTTCCATGTGGACGTCAATCTGAGTTTTGCCGTCACTGGTTTGGTAAATGATTATTTGGTCGTTTTCGGAAATCTTATTTGTCTTAATAGACTTCATATAGCCTCCATTAGTCGCTTTTGCGACAGGTTGATGTTAGAGGCGTCCCCTTATCCTAGAATTCCAGAATAAAAAAACGCACTAAGCCGAGTGCAGCGAAAATAAGCTTGCTTATTTTCATTGCCGAGGCGAATGCGTTAGCGTTCTAAAAACGCAAAACGCGGTTCTCCATTTGGCAGAGAACCACGTGCTGCATTAATGTATCTAATATCGCCAGATGTGGCAAGGTACTTAAGGAAATTTTACAATTAGGTTGGTTTATTCAAATCCTTTTCCCAAGCATTCAGACTATCCCGCTCTTCTTTTAACTTAGGAAGGATGTTTAGATAATCCTCTGCGACTTTTGCAAGATAATACAAGGAAAACTGCCTTGTGGTCAATGGTCGAGGGTATGAATTCTTCAAATCTTCAGCACTTGTTTTTAATTTTTTCAAAAAATTCTCATGTTCAATCAAGCTGTATGACTGTTTACGAAATCTTTGTTTTATTGCATCAATAAACTTTCTACTATCCTCAACATTCGTCAGACTAACATAAATTCTAGCAATCACATCTGGATCAATTTTTTCAAATTCAAAATCCTGTAATCCACAAAATTTACAAGAGATTTTGTCGCACAAGATCTCAACATTTTTAGGATTTTGGGGATCGAAAGTCTTTTCAATATTCGTAATTTCGTTCTCTTTTTGTTTTGTTTTACGATTAGTTAATATTTTCCTTATGTGTTCTACAAAGGCTTTATTTTTTTCTTCATAAACAAGATAAGTACTATCATAGCCTCGGCCATAATTGTCGTCCCATTGACTTAAATCGCTATACTCCATTTCATTTGCAATGTCATTGACATATTGTTTCATTCTTTCTGAAAATTCGTCAGCAGACTCCTCCAAGACGCCTTCTGATGCATACCAATACAATCGATAATACAAAGCAATTAAGGTATCTGGATTAAAAATTGTTTTTGACTCAATAGATTCATAAAACGAATCCAAAGCAAGACGACCTTCGGCATCACTCAATTCATACCAATGATATAGTTGTTCTGTCCAATACTGCTTTTTCCTATCAAACCAAATAGTGTCTTTTATTGCAGCAGTAACTTCATCTTTTTCAATAATAGATGATTCGAGCCATTTTTCCCAGATGGCATTCCACTTTTCAGTATCACAAGCATGACTCATTTGGCTAATGCATTCTATTTTACCAAAAGCATCATCAAAAGGATCTTTAACATTTTCATCATCTTCATCATCAACAATGTTTCCCGCTCCACGAGCAAAAGCCCTTGCCATTTGAATTTTCTGGGCCGCAACAACAAATGGATCATTGCGAAGCATGGCTAATTTTGCCCCGTAAACAGAGCATAAGAAATCGGCAAAAATTAAGGAATTTAATTCATTGTCTGTTAGTAAGCTTTTGGGGATGTTTTCAAAATTTGGACCTATGAAATTTTTCAAATCCTCAATAGACTGTTTGAATGCACGATAGTTATGCTTAGGAGATTTTTCAAGAATTGATTTGAGCAAAGCCTTATGAGGTTTTAGCAGTTCATAAATCTCATCGCCAAATATGGTTGCATCATTTTTATTCTCAGGAAACCAAGACTCAATGATTTCTTCCGGTGACGTCTGAATTTGAAACTTCTTGCCAACTACTTTTTCTTCTGTACTTGAAAGACTATGCAAAGTTTGATTTATAGATTTTTTAACAATTAGATCCACCTTCTCATTCTTACCCCAAATACCCGTAATTTCCTTTTGATGGATTTTTTGAGATTCATTTATTTCTTTCCATACATTTTCATCGGCAAGCAAAATACAAGGAACGTGTAAATGTTCCACATATTCGTTTAAATAACCGAGTAATTCCGGCAATGGCATGTCAGCTCGTTCCACATCGTCAAAAACAACTACAAGATTTTTGAAATCTTTTTCTTGTTTTTCTTTGAGCAAGGATTTCCTAAATGCTTCTGTAAAGCACTGAAAATCTTTGCCGATTCGTTCGCCAACGACCGCACCTCCAGGAACAGGAGAACTAGCACCTGCAATCATTCCGATAATAGGAAATGAGCTAGTAAATACTTTTATTTTCTTTGACATTAAAATCGGATGGAGTTTTTCAAGGACTCTGCTATCCATATCAGCTCTAGACTTGGTTCCAAAGAGACTGACGTAAAGAACAATATGTTTTTCACAATCCGTCAACCAATTCTCAACAATTTTCTTATCACCACCAAGATATTTTTTTATAAAATGAGTCTTTCCAGAGCCCCAATCACCAGTAATCAATACGGCATAATCCGGTTTATTAGAGACATTTAAGAAACCGTCTAAAAAATCTGCAATATGTTTATTATTTCCAAAAATTTTATTTTCATTAGACATAACCGTAAACTCCTATTCAAATCTCAATGTTAAAAAATGAATATCTTTTTTTTCGGCAAGGACAATTGGAATTCTCTTAATATTGTAGAGTGAGAGCTTGTTTTGAATTCCACTAACAATTCCTCATTTGCTGCATCTTGCAAAAGCTCTGGCGGGTTCCACGCTACTGCGCAGCTTGCTCGCAGACTCCCAGAGAGATGCTTTTACAGATTTTTCGGGGACGGATTTCTTCGCCTTTGCAACTTTTGCCATATAAACCTTTTGCAAGTAACTGCACTGGATCCTTCGACTTCGCTCTTACGGGCTTCGCTCAGGATGACACGACGAGGGAAATATATAATAATGGAGGGAGGGCTATCCACTTTTCCATATTTTGTGGTGAGTGCAGAATATGCTCATACCAGTTTTTAACTCTACATCTCCAAAAAATTACAGGGAAATGAGGTGCAAGCGAAGTTATAACTACTTAATTAGTATAGATTTGCACTCATGAATATCGTTATTTATGCGCTTTTTGCTCTCTCTGGTTTTGCGGGTCTCATTTACGAGGGGTCGTGGGCCAGGTACCTTAAACTTTTCCTCGGGCATTCGAGCTATGGTCAGGTGCTCACGCTCTGCATTTACATGGGCGGGCTTGCGATCGGTAGTTTTGTCGCGGGCAAGCTTGTGGAGCGCGTGAAGAGGCCGCTGCTCGGGTATGCGGCGGTGGAGCTTGCGATTGGCATTGGCGGGTTGATTTACCATCCGATGTACATTTGGATTACGGATTACTTTTACGATTCGAATTTTGTGGCGGGGTTGAGTTCGCGCGGAGCGGAAATTCTGAAGGTGGTTCTGGCGACGGGGTCAACGCTCCCGATTGCGATTGCGGTGGGCATGACGTTCCCGTTCATTGCGGCGGGACTCATGCGCAAGAGCGGTGCCGAAGTCTCGCTCCCGATGCTTTACTTTACGAATAGCCTCGGCAGTGCGATTGGTATTTTGTTCACAAGTTACATCTTGATTCCGGAACTTGGAAACCACATCACGCTTTGCGTCGCGGCTTCGATTAACTTTTTGCTGGCGGCGATTTTCTGCTATATCGGCTATACGGCGCCTTCGACGCACGAAGAAGAACTTGAAGAAGAAGGGGCTGGAGCGCTGGCAACGGCTGGCGGGGATGTGGCGAGTGTTCGCGAGAATGTCGCGCGTCCGGAACCGCTTAACGAAGATTATGTGGCTGAACACAAACTTGCGATGCCTCCGAAGAACATGTGGTTCTGGATTGCTGGGATTACGGGACTTACTTCGTTTGTCTATGAAATTGTCTGGATCCGTTTGCTTTCGCTGTTGATGGGCTCTTCGAGCCATAGCTTTGACCAGATGCTTTCGGCGTTTATCTTGGGCCTTGCCATTGGCAGTGCCGTGAGCGGAAAACTCTTGAAGAAAGATTCGCTCGTGGTGCTTTCGCTCGCGCAGATTTTCATGGGATTCTTTGCGCTTTGCACGTTGTATTTCTACAAGCCGTTCTGGGAAGGCATGAA
Coding sequences within:
- a CDS encoding P-loop NTPase fold protein, with amino-acid sequence MSNENKIFGNNKHIADFLDGFLNVSNKPDYAVLITGDWGSGKTHFIKKYLGGDKKIVENWLTDCEKHIVLYVSLFGTKSRADMDSRVLEKLHPILMSKKIKVFTSSFPIIGMIAGASSPVPGGAVVGERIGKDFQCFTEAFRKSLLKEKQEKDFKNLVVVFDDVERADMPLPELLGYLNEYVEHLHVPCILLADENVWKEINESQKIHQKEITGIWGKNEKVDLIVKKSINQTLHSLSSTEEKVVGKKFQIQTSPEEIIESWFPENKNDATIFGDEIYELLKPHKALLKSILEKSPKHNYRAFKQSIEDLKNFIGPNFENIPKSLLTDNELNSLIFADFLCSVYGAKLAMLRNDPFVVAAQKIQMARAFARGAGNIVDDEDDENVKDPFDDAFGKIECISQMSHACDTEKWNAIWEKWLESSIIEKDEVTAAIKDTIWFDRKKQYWTEQLYHWYELSDAEGRLALDSFYESIESKTIFNPDTLIALYYRLYWYASEGVLEESADEFSERMKQYVNDIANEMEYSDLSQWDDNYGRGYDSTYLVYEEKNKAFVEHIRKILTNRKTKQKENEITNIEKTFDPQNPKNVEILCDKISCKFCGLQDFEFEKIDPDVIARIYVSLTNVEDSRKFIDAIKQRFRKQSYSLIEHENFLKKLKTSAEDLKNSYPRPLTTRQFSLYYLAKVAEDYLNILPKLKEERDSLNAWEKDLNKPT
- the rhuM gene encoding virulence protein RhuM/Fic/DOC family protein yields the protein MKSIKTNKISENDQIIIYQTSDGKTQIDVHMENETVWLNAEQMALLFERDSKTIRKHIDNAIREELAGDVVVAKFATTTQHGAIKGKTQTKEVNYYNLDVIISVGYRVKSKRGVLFRQWANKVLKDYLVKGFAINNKVASLKYDELCKLVKLVGRTARTQEKLTSDEATSLVQVVSDYTYALDTLDDYDYQKLGIRKVTKHARFKATYENAMEAIRSLKKKFGSSSLFGHEKDQSFKSSIGQIYQTFDGTDLYPSVEEKAATLLYLVIKNHSFSDGNKRIAATLFLWFMENNGILYNKDGSKRIADNTLVAITLMIAESRPEEKDMMAKVVVNLINKDNG
- the metH gene encoding methionine synthase is translated as MTLREAFESKMMLLDGGMGSVIQTYGIKGANNDMLSIEKPDIILDIQRRYVDAGVDCLTTNTFSSQRVSQHEYHQEHRIAEMNRASVKIAKQAAEEGFKKYGRKVYILGDVGPTSKMLSMSEDVNDPASRAITFDELEDAYLEQISVLMEEGVDAILIETIFDTLNAKAALSAYSKANDARIEAAKAAGTPEAEIKPIEVMLSMTVSDASGRTLSGQTVEAFAVSVMHMHPLSIGLNCGLGADGMVPYLRRMGAIAPCYLSCHPNAGLPNQFGGYDDTPEDMVRLMRVYLDDKLVNMIGGCCGTTPEHIAAMRKMLDELPADYKRREPAPKYVTCPRLRLAGLEPLFREQVRPSNGADSCNADDFVKVGERCNVAGSKKFLRLINEKNYEEALDIARKQVDDGADVIDVNMDDGLLDATAEMRTFLNLIASDPAVSRVPIMVDSSRFEVIEEGLKCIQGKSIVNSISLKMGEKAFIEHALTVKRLGAAVIVMLFDEEGQATNYERRVQIASRAYDIMVKQLHFDPSDIIYDPNVLTVATGMAEHNAYAIDFIRAVRWIMDNLPGVRISGGLSNLSFAFRGNNYLRESMHTTFLHYAIPNGMGMAIMNPSAIVEYKTIPLELRMAITEVIFNTEPEASEELIEIASRMTAAAAAAKEAGTKYDPKAIFAVSTGASTSSDEGNAAADAKPTTPEERLQEALLKGTSTTLQPDLMELINRGDSPVGIISGPLMDGMNEVGRLFGEGKMFLPQVVKTARTMKKAVEILQPYIEAGKDANASSRGKIVIATVKGDVHDIGKNIVSVIMACNGYDMVDLGVMVPEDVIVKAAIENKADILSLSGLITPSLEEMCTVAKAMQEAGQRIPIIVGGATTSPTHTAVKIAPCYDGPVFHVRDAASNPGLAQKLLDPATREQTIQENREEQQRIRDKQNGIKTEAANAMAAAASTPEERRFQYDWSKYQPVQPPFMGESKLPPIPIEKIIPLISWEYFFFTWKIKPDEEEAKKLKADAEALIKSLTKPEYALRAVQAFYPAAGSEKSIIFNTCRTGTDEDLIEVSTARQQNPEGTCLALCDYVAPANANTASVFASPAGKDVFRDIVGAFAVTMSDTFVKRLEKLKAEQGGSDYDVLLMQTVADRLAEAGAEYLSQELEHNNGWKGIRPAVGYPVLPNIKEIFNVAKLIDFNSVGISLTENGAMYPQASVSGLYISHPEIDYFQVKL